In Exiguobacterium sibiricum 7-3, a genomic segment contains:
- a CDS encoding bifunctional cystathionine gamma-lyase/homocysteine desulfhydrase, with translation MRKKTALIHGGTGVDRATGAVTPPIYQTSTYKQEKIGQLKEGYEYSRTANPTRTSIERLIADLEGGARGFAFGSGMAAIHAVFNLLESGDHIVMTDDVYGGTFRLMQRVLPKFNIQVTFVDTTDLAATEAAVQDNTKMLYVETPTNPLLKVTDIAAVAEIAKRNNLKLVVDNTFATPYLQQPLALGADIVLHSATKYIGGHSDVVAGLVVVNSDELGEDLHFIQNSTGGILGPQDSFLLVRGLRTLGIRMDAIEETSHDLVQFLQEQDVVSNIFYPGLPTHPGHATQQKQATGFGGMISFDVGSAENAEKLVEATHFFTLAESLGAVESLISVPARMTHASIPAERRAELGITDGLVRISVGLEDAEDLKEDLARAFSLLQPVSEKTV, from the coding sequence ATGCGTAAAAAGACAGCATTGATTCATGGAGGAACAGGCGTCGATCGAGCAACAGGTGCCGTTACACCTCCGATCTATCAAACAAGTACGTACAAACAAGAGAAAATCGGTCAATTAAAAGAAGGCTACGAATACTCGCGGACAGCCAACCCGACACGGACGAGCATTGAACGATTGATCGCCGACCTCGAGGGTGGCGCACGTGGTTTTGCCTTCGGATCAGGAATGGCTGCGATTCACGCGGTTTTCAACCTGCTTGAGTCAGGTGACCATATCGTCATGACCGATGACGTCTACGGCGGAACGTTCCGTTTGATGCAACGTGTCTTACCGAAATTCAACATCCAAGTGACATTCGTCGATACGACGGATCTCGCCGCGACGGAAGCCGCGGTTCAAGACAACACGAAGATGTTGTATGTCGAAACACCAACGAACCCGTTATTGAAAGTCACGGATATCGCGGCTGTCGCTGAAATCGCGAAGCGCAATAACCTGAAACTCGTCGTCGATAACACATTCGCGACACCATACTTGCAACAACCACTCGCACTCGGTGCAGATATCGTTCTGCACAGCGCGACAAAATACATCGGCGGTCACTCGGACGTCGTCGCTGGACTCGTCGTCGTCAACAGCGACGAGCTCGGAGAAGATCTTCACTTCATCCAAAACTCGACCGGCGGTATTCTTGGACCGCAGGACAGCTTCCTGCTCGTCCGTGGATTACGGACGCTTGGTATCCGGATGGATGCAATCGAAGAAACATCACATGATCTCGTTCAGTTCTTACAGGAACAAGACGTCGTCTCAAACATCTTCTACCCAGGACTTCCAACACATCCGGGACATGCGACACAACAAAAACAGGCGACTGGTTTTGGCGGCATGATCAGCTTTGATGTCGGATCAGCGGAAAACGCGGAGAAACTCGTCGAAGCGACACATTTCTTCACGTTGGCTGAGAGTCTTGGAGCTGTTGAAAGCTTGATTTCTGTTCCGGCACGCATGACACATGCCTCGATTCCGGCAGAACGTCGCGCTGAGCTCGGCATTACGGATGGTCTTGTCCGGATTTCGGTTGGACTTGAGGATGCAGAAGACTTGAAAGAAGATTTAGCACGTGCTTTCAGCCTGCTTCAGCCGGTTTCAGAAAAAACTGTTTGA
- a CDS encoding methionine ABC transporter ATP-binding protein encodes MIRLQDVGKIYRSKRGSVEAVVNVDLTIERGEIFGIIGYSGAGKSTLIRLLNMLEAPTSGSIQIDGVEMTTLRPKELRGVRKNVSMVFQHFNLLWSRTVEENIMFPLELGGYPKARRKERVAELIQLVGLDGREGAYPSQLSGGQKQRVGIARALASNPDVLLCDEATSALDPKTTDSILELLVDINKKLKLTIVLITHEMHVIQKICHRVAVMEAGKIVEQGPVAEVFRHPKQAMTKEFVKQLTSPSENELTFAKLRERYPTGKIVQLTFVGSTAESPILAEVMKDSNLLFNIIGGNVGQTQDGALGTLFIQLLGSEQEAQVVIAKLQASDVEVEVDHR; translated from the coding sequence TTGATTCGCTTACAGGATGTAGGAAAGATTTATCGCTCGAAGCGCGGATCGGTTGAAGCCGTCGTCAATGTCGACTTAACAATCGAGCGCGGTGAAATTTTTGGAATAATCGGTTATTCGGGAGCAGGGAAATCGACGCTGATTCGATTGCTGAATATGTTGGAAGCTCCGACGAGTGGCTCGATCCAAATCGACGGAGTCGAAATGACGACGTTACGTCCAAAAGAATTACGCGGTGTTCGGAAAAACGTCTCGATGGTGTTCCAGCACTTTAACCTGCTTTGGTCGCGGACGGTTGAAGAAAACATCATGTTCCCTTTGGAACTTGGTGGTTATCCGAAAGCACGCCGTAAAGAACGGGTCGCTGAACTGATTCAACTCGTTGGACTCGACGGACGCGAAGGTGCTTACCCGTCCCAACTGTCAGGTGGACAAAAGCAACGGGTCGGGATTGCCCGGGCCCTGGCATCAAACCCGGATGTCTTACTATGTGACGAAGCGACAAGCGCGCTGGATCCGAAAACGACGGACTCAATTTTAGAGTTGCTTGTCGACATCAACAAAAAATTGAAACTGACGATCGTCTTGATCACACACGAGATGCATGTCATTCAAAAAATCTGTCACCGGGTTGCTGTCATGGAAGCCGGGAAAATCGTTGAACAGGGACCGGTTGCCGAAGTATTCCGTCACCCGAAACAGGCGATGACAAAAGAGTTCGTCAAACAATTGACATCACCATCCGAAAACGAATTGACGTTTGCGAAATTACGCGAACGCTACCCGACCGGAAAAATCGTCCAGCTGACGTTCGTCGGTTCGACGGCGGAAAGTCCGATCCTTGCCGAAGTCATGAAAGATTCGAACTTATTATTCAATATCATCGGCGGAAACGTCGGACAGACGCAGGACGGAGCACTCGGAACGCTGTTCATTCAGTTGCTCGGATCGGAACAGGAAGCACAAGTGGTCATCGCCAAACTTCAAGCGAGTGACGTTGAAGTGGAGGTGGATCACCGATGA
- a CDS encoding methionine ABC transporter permease, with translation MSTFFADVDWDMVWEATRSTVYMTAVAGLATFILGLAIGLLLYATNEDLLFKNRALYSVLSFLVNIFRSIPFIILLILLIPITKIIVGSFLGPTAALPALILGAAPFYGRMVELALREVDKGVIEAAESMGATKFQIIYKVLIPEALPAIVSGITVTLVALVGYTAMAGLAGGGGLGDMAFIEGFQRSQNNITVIATLLILVIVFIIQIIGDLLVKAIDKR, from the coding sequence ATGAGTACATTTTTTGCAGATGTGGATTGGGATATGGTTTGGGAAGCAACCCGCAGTACCGTCTATATGACGGCTGTTGCAGGACTCGCGACGTTTATCCTTGGACTTGCGATCGGTCTGTTGTTATATGCGACAAACGAAGATCTGTTGTTTAAGAACCGGGCACTGTATTCCGTGCTCAGCTTTTTAGTCAATATCTTCCGGTCGATCCCGTTTATTATCCTATTGATCCTGTTGATTCCGATTACGAAAATCATCGTCGGATCATTTTTAGGCCCGACCGCTGCTTTACCGGCGTTGATTCTTGGGGCAGCACCGTTTTACGGACGGATGGTCGAACTGGCGCTTCGTGAAGTCGATAAGGGTGTCATTGAAGCAGCTGAATCGATGGGTGCAACGAAGTTCCAAATCATCTATAAAGTCTTGATTCCGGAAGCTCTTCCGGCAATCGTCTCCGGGATCACCGTCACACTCGTCGCACTCGTCGGTTACACGGCAATGGCCGGGTTAGCCGGTGGTGGTGGACTGGGCGATATGGCCTTCATTGAAGGATTCCAGCGCTCACAAAATAACATCACCGTCATCGCGACGTTGTTGATTCTCGTCATCGTCTTCATCATT